Proteins from a single region of Eremothecium gossypii ATCC 10895 chromosome VI, complete sequence:
- the BOR1 gene encoding Bor1p (Syntenic homolog of Saccharomyces cerevisiae YNL275W (BOR1)), which produces MLGSGEEHNASKHEGSSDSQPFDEERADSMCEKRRRFPPLGAGIACDVRDRLPQYWSDWTDAWDYRVIPAALETYFSNLLPALAFAQDMFDHTNNAFGVNEVLLSSALAALVFGVLGGQPLCIVGVTGPISVFNYTLYDIVKPLGVDYFGFMFWVCIWATVCHLALAVTNMVCLLQYVSAFPCDIFGLFINIVYLQKGVDILVKQFQTKEGFDAAAGFASVTIALCMAIFGTAGKLFTETPLLTHAMRTFVSDYSTVLSVVFWTGFTHFGGALGAVDLLHLPVSTPFQPTSETRDQSTWLAYVPIAPRYAFLALPFGIILTILFYFDHSVSSLMAQRTHYRLRKASTFHYDFALLSVTTAVAGVLGIPAPNGLIPQAPMHTESLLVRDRHGTVIRCVEQRVTNSLQGLLFLGTMTRPLLHCLGLIPQAVLSALFFIMAFNGLYNNAILRKILWLLTDPRRRDPENPLNAVPLRPLAIFTALATFCALVEFVLTLSKAAIAFPVALLATVLLSLLFPRFFQREHLRILDPPVAEEFTMKNLLLENLT; this is translated from the coding sequence AGCGGGCCGACAGCATGTGTGAGAAACGACGGCGGTTCCCGCCGTTGGGCGCAGGCATCGCCTGTGATGTGCGTGACAGATTACCGCAATACTGGTCGGACTGGACCGACGCCTGGGACTACAGAGTGATCCCGGCAGCTCTGGAAACATACTTCAGCAATCTGCTGCCAGCGCTCGCGTTCGCGCAGGACATGTTCGACCACACGAACAACGCATTTGGGGTCAATGAGGTGTTGCTGTCGAGCGCCCTGGCTGCGCTCGTATTTGGGGTGCTGGGCGGGCAGCCGCTGTGCATTGTAGGCGTGACTGGGCCGATTAGTGTCTTCAACTACACACTGTACGACATTGTGAAGCCGCTGGGAGTGGACTACTTCGGCTTCATGTTCTGGGTATGCATATGGGCGACCGTGTGCCACCTAGCGCTTGCAGTGACCAACATGGTGTGTCTGCTGCAATACGTGTCTGCGTTTCCATGCGATATTTTCGGACTGTTCATCAACATCGTGTACCTCCAGAAGGGCGTCGACATCCTGGTGAAGCAGTTCCAGACGAAAGAGGGCTTTGACGCAGCGGCAGGCTTCGCCAGCGTCACCATCGCGCTGTGCATGGCGATTTTCGGGACCGCAGGAAAGCTCTTTACGGAGACACCGCTGCTGACGCACGCGATGCGCACCTTCGTCTCAGACTACAGCACGGTGCTCTCGGTCGTCTTCTGGACGGGGTTCACCCACTTTGGCGGCGCTCTTGGCGCAGTGGACCTGCTCCACCTCCCCGTCTCGACCCCGTTCCAGCCCACGTCCGAGACGAGAGACCAGTCCACCTGGCTCGCGTACGTGCCCATCGCGCCGCGCTACGCGTTCCTGGCGCTGCCTTTCGGCATCATCCTGACCATTCTGTTCTACTTCGATCACAGCGTGTCCTCTCTGATGGCCCAACGGACCCACTACCGCCTGCGCAAGGCATCCACCTTCCACTACGATTTCGCGCTTCTCAGCGTCACAACTGCCGTTGCAGGCGTGCTCGGCATCCCTGCACCAAACGGCCTCATCCCACAGGCACCTATGCACACGGAGTCACTGCTGGTGCGCGATCGTCATGGCACAGTGATCCGCTGCGTGGAACAGCGCGTGACCAATTCTCTCCAGGGATTACTGTTCCTCGGCACCATGACAcgcccgctgctgcactGCCTGGGCCTGATCCCGCAGGCCGTCCTGAGCGCGCTGTTCTTCATCATGGCCTTCAATGGGCTCTACAACAATGCTATCCTGCGCAAAATCCTCTGGCTGTTGACCGACCCCCGCCGCAGAGATCCGGAGAACCCGCTCAACGCCGTCCCGCTGCGCCCTCTGGCCATCTTCACCGCCCTCGCAACATTCTGCGCGCTCGTCGAGTTCGTTCTCACGCTCTCCAAGGCCGCTATCGCTTTCCCTGTGGCTCTCCTGGCCACAGTGCTCCTGAGCCTCTTGTTCCCACGCTTCTTCCAGCGCGAGCATCTGCGGATCCTGGACCCGCCAGTGGCAGAGGAGTTTACGATGAAGAATCTGTTGCTAGAGAACCTTACATAG